The following are encoded in a window of Methanobacteriales archaeon HGW-Methanobacteriales-1 genomic DNA:
- the ade gene encoding adenine deaminase, whose translation MIMGNILNVFTDEVYPAEITIKSGIITCVKKIEGNFDGILIPGLIDAHIHIESSMLTPSFFAKAVVPNGTTAVVADPHEIANVLGLEGINFMLNDSKKVPLRLFFSAPSCVPATEFETSGADIGPEEIDILMEKEEIVALGEMMNFPGVINGDPQVMAKIASAKRHRKPVDGHAPLLSAVELCSYVSAGISTDHECSSLEEALEKRELGIKIMIREGSSAKNLEDLISAGGNFLVSDDKHPQDILKGHMDYIVKKAIKLGMNPMEAIKMVTINPAEHYSLNMGAISPGRAADFILIDNLTSFNVKKVFIGGELVAENKSALFDVSHQCQSNSIILEKLEPLDFRIQASGNEAIVRVINVSDGQIISSESEARIQIIDQDLVSDTSLDVIKISVIERHGKSTDLKNKENDLKNLPNLCTAFVKGFGIKEGAFASSVAHDSHNVIVIGTDNQYMSQAVNTLIENKGGLVAISKYGKKSLKLPIAGLMVDDEVGIASSKLQELHNMALDMGCSLESPFMTMSFLALLVIPQLKISDKGLFDVSKFEFVDVIKKIIN comes from the coding sequence ATGATAATGGGAAATATTTTAAATGTTTTTACAGATGAAGTGTATCCTGCTGAAATTACTATTAAATCAGGTATTATAACTTGTGTAAAAAAAATTGAAGGAAATTTTGATGGAATCCTAATTCCTGGACTAATAGATGCCCATATTCACATTGAAAGTTCTATGCTTACTCCTTCTTTTTTTGCTAAAGCAGTGGTTCCTAATGGTACAACTGCTGTAGTGGCCGATCCCCATGAAATAGCTAATGTGCTGGGCCTTGAGGGAATTAATTTTATGCTAAATGATTCGAAAAAGGTTCCCCTTCGATTATTTTTCTCAGCACCATCTTGTGTACCGGCAACAGAATTTGAGACTTCTGGAGCGGATATTGGCCCTGAAGAAATTGATATTTTAATGGAAAAGGAAGAAATTGTGGCTCTGGGTGAAATGATGAATTTTCCAGGAGTTATAAATGGTGATCCTCAGGTTATGGCTAAAATTGCCAGTGCTAAACGCCACAGAAAACCTGTTGATGGTCATGCACCACTTTTATCTGCTGTAGAACTTTGTAGTTATGTATCTGCTGGGATTTCTACTGATCATGAATGTAGTTCACTGGAGGAGGCCCTTGAGAAGAGAGAATTGGGAATAAAAATAATGATTCGGGAAGGTTCTTCTGCAAAAAATTTGGAAGATTTAATCTCGGCTGGGGGAAATTTCCTAGTTTCTGATGATAAACACCCTCAGGATATTTTAAAGGGACACATGGATTATATAGTTAAAAAAGCAATTAAATTGGGTATGAATCCTATGGAAGCTATTAAAATGGTCACTATTAATCCGGCTGAACATTATTCTCTTAATATGGGTGCTATTAGTCCTGGTAGGGCGGCTGATTTTATTTTGATAGATAACTTGACCAGTTTTAATGTAAAAAAGGTTTTTATAGGGGGTGAATTAGTTGCTGAAAACAAATCTGCTCTTTTTGATGTAAGCCATCAATGCCAAAGCAACAGTATTATCCTTGAAAAACTTGAACCATTAGATTTTAGAATCCAGGCTTCTGGAAACGAGGCAATCGTTCGCGTGATTAATGTTTCTGATGGCCAAATTATAAGTTCTGAGTCTGAAGCAAGGATACAAATTATTGATCAAGATTTAGTCTCAGATACCTCCTTGGATGTAATCAAGATTTCAGTTATAGAACGACATGGAAAATCAACAGATTTGAAAAATAAAGAAAATGATTTGAAAAACCTGCCAAATTTATGCACCGCTTTTGTAAAAGGATTTGGCATTAAAGAAGGAGCATTTGCTTCCAGTGTGGCCCATGACTCTCACAATGTGATTGTAATAGGTACTGATAATCAATATATGTCTCAGGCAGTGAATACTTTAATAGAAAATAAGGGCGGACTGGTAGCAATCTCTAAATACGGTAAAAAGTCATTAAAATTACCTATAGCTGGCTTAATGGTGGATGATGAAGTAGGAATAGCATCATCCAAATTACAAGAGCTTCATAACATGGCCCTGGATATGGGATGCTCTCTTGAATCTCCTTTCATGACTATGTCATTTTTGGCCCTTCTGGTGATTCCTCAACTAAAAATAAGTGATAAAGGCCTTTTTGATGTTTCTAAATTTGAATTTGTGGATGTAATTAAGAAGATAATTAACTGA